One stretch of Tribolium castaneum strain GA2 chromosome 5, icTriCast1.1, whole genome shotgun sequence DNA includes these proteins:
- the cno gene encoding afadin isoform X4 — protein MNAFKIVPRFGSIMFHVRRRPADCAPRKRKKKPGALGTNTNNPRDVRDAVALLVELGPDGSAPHPGDTARTIRLTNDVMEVGSANGIALQLYGPHIQPRHCVITNADGVTSLTPCHADAHTYVNGQRIHQTTILNHGSLVKFGNSNTYRFLDPVHEDRMRHPAVMDNARIYDSRSPRALSPTEPSRENIETTFDLEGNVETISTASGAREDNRSLGSASENRLSGMDRYPRGQDPILPAVLEFPEDPQEQFLARVITHLDVTTPTFRLAPAYTLYLCARYRASTHYRPELTPTERAHKLTVLLQHAAMLIRHTVQDRSTESISQAFWLANASELLHFLKSDRHVSAFSIQAQDTLADAVQLAFKNLVACLTDELNSAMAHLMSVTGDDHPREVINILSGAMNLLRKCRVNAALTIQLFSQLFHWISAKALANVISNSNLCTRSFGNKLFNRLRNLQAWAESQGLELAAECHLAKIVQCAHLMQAPKYTPEDLANLSSACFKLNSMQLGALLRQYKAEPGEKLAPPPLLEQAAKAAESVADELARAEGREVTLYEDPAPPLQLLLPDDGFSCDVVQGVPPGLADFLHPLQASGLCRLAAQPTSSGHWTVYMSAPRPPSALSTTQPEVQVIRLHKAGGGMGLSIVAAKGAGQERLGIYIKSVVPGGAADRDGRLAAGDQLLSVDGQSLLGITQEKAAEFLVRTGSVVTLEVAKGGAVYHGLATLLQQPSPTPHRAGDFYAESYYSSQESLYSLNNCLVFTPPATKPKNNVFFSSDDTLYKKETRKFTIPRIEVESDEPVFNLQVTDFSEPSPKNIILGYDETGTNFETKKVEDFTVISNKSWKDKANNFVQQKSYSIDIPENPFVDIGQVGDTDKFLSISKKSRQQKLCSSSLQDLSSSTSSINSGVHESNLDLSHIDPDTPIKHKNWKSPDEVRFGQVDSQRFESKATSYPDLSDYKSFGSKSKSVSEERLNDKLTEYERLELLKLLHDWSLNGSYSKSDFNIRLTKSSEHLEKENLETSEKSLRRSSVKFSSEPNLSPKFDIVIVKYSSEDNIKEKKATDFDLMHKCEFRNCIFNEDFGKVAKPKGILKNSRERLQETECLNNLANQKTPKLGPNCRRYSEIIEPKSFNSQLVRCDSLERLTHLNKKSGHKKFPDSYIVTRRNNQRNKNSPKKSPKIIVLKKKYLPKTWKSCSDIKHRKTVRKCCRYAKKNCPILRNSSETSRKTQSCVDIERDYAARLAGDSQVGAFDCPRRMSERDLPSRVDSERTIPSSKSVPALHHISPNSEQPRNPHDVFNPGYSRTSSNNSINTNSAPPANGPVNNQAGLRSRSTHNLHQQDGGFYQNLSVYRNKIPSPQQLGDRTSALRSSQNSLQSSVVNSQRPASAYYPPPMSVNASRSNLHQSIPNLKSPPSTHRIHNEESRSGSYPSVNQQHHPQNYPGPNHPYYYDPNRPPQAQPITNYPNNVQHVHSNGQRQDYNNVGGLLREDMVRQSQNARHEEIMRYLSTNNARINEQNRIEEMRVSKSDDLLKHHQANDLMKYASSGNIRAHESSKVEIPLYRMKDEEELDKDLRMANNVRSQKLVANAKQQRVMQYQHPNNQYYAPYNFQMAQNTQSMQNLNLNQYQYYPTSPTYKSPPVAPKPSKRPDEPPELPPTSTHPLYSASSQDPPKMAFYPTSTVPSTKTPRDPWAREEQERQAEARREASRQWQEQQIRELMALPQRTPQQEEQLRVLQLEREFQRRAMEAAEQDDDDTEKESPSPSMSQPVQNPPPKQEPPPSILKPGAVNTQTQPPPEPVAPPPPERGSSFAVMSMRAKENTKRVSFDTSPPQPPPNTLQLEETVREDPNSFIRQAESMLASPTTPTDASPGAAVATPGVIGAQEVYRDPRARRLAEQAQQKNQTMPPVPEKLSFKEKMKMFAMETGEQETPKDKSKISRAQREIDNLGSPSSGLVH, from the exons ATGAACGCCTTTAAAATTGTGCCACGATTCG gcTCCATCATGTTTCACGTTAGGAGACGACCGGCAGATTGCGCTCCccgaaaaagaaagaaaaaaccaGGGGCGCTAGGCACCAACACCAATAATCCGAGAGATGTTCGGGATGCTGTGGCCCTTTTGGTCGAATTGGGGCCAGATGGGTCCGCCCCGCACCCGGGGGACACCGCCAGGACGATCCGACTCACAAACGATGTCATGGAA GTGGGATCAGCGAACGGCATCGCCCTGCAGCTCTACGGCCCCCACATCCAGCCCCGGCATTGCGTCATCACCAACGCCGACGGGGTGACATCTTTGACACCTTGTCATGCGGACGCCCATACCTACGTTAATGGCCAGCGCATCCATCAAACCACAATTTTAAACCATGGAAGTCTTGTTAAATTTGGCAACAGCAACACCTATCGATTTCTAGATCCGGTTCACGAAGACAGAATGAGGCATCCAGCCGTTATGGATAATGCCAGGATATACGATAG CCGGTCGCCGCGAGCTCTCAGTCCTACTGAGCCCTCTCGGGAAAATATCGAAACGACGTTTGATCTGGAAGGAAATGTTGAAACGATTTCGACGGCCAGTGGAGCCAGAGAGGATAACAGGTCGCTCGGATCGGCATCCGAAAATAG GTTGAGCGGCATGGACCGCTACCCCCGCGGCCAGGACCCTATCCTCCCCGCCGTGCTGGAGTTCCCCGAGGACCCCCAGGAGCAGTTCCTAGCTCGCGTTATAACGCATCTCGACGTCACAACACCAACATTTCGCCTCGCCCCAGCTTACACTCTATACCTCTGTGCCCGTTATCGAGCATCGACTCACTACCGCCCCGAACTAACACCAACAGAACGTGCCCACAAACTCACCGTTTTGCTTCAACACGCCGCCATGCTGATCCGACACACGGTCCAAGACCGAAGCACCGAAAGCATATCTCAAGCTTTCTGGTTAGCCAACGCCAGTGAATTACTACACTTCCTCAAATCGGACAGACACGTCAGTGCGTTCTCGATCCAAGCACAAGACACACTTGCAGATGCAGTACAATTAGCTTTTAAGAATTTAGTCGCGTGTTTAACCGACGAGTTAAACTCGGCCATGGCTCATTTGATGTCGGTGACAGGGGATGACCATCCCCGCgaagttataaatattttaagtgGTGCTATGAATCTCCTACGGAAGTGTCGGGTCAATGCGGCCCTAACCATCCAATTATTTTCCCAGTTGTTCCACTGGATTTCGGCCAAAGCGCTCGCAAATGTGATCAGTAACAGTAATTTATGTACGAGAAGTTTCGGCAATAAACTCTTCAATCGATTAAGGAACCTGCAAGCTTGGGCTGAGTCCCAAGGCTTGGAGTTGGCTGCGGAGTGCCACCTTGCCAAGATCGTGCAATGTGCACACTTGATGCAAGCACCTAAATACACGCCGGAGGATTTAGCCAACTTGTCGTCGGcctgtttcaaattaaattcgatGCAATTGGGGGCTTTATTAAGACAGTACAAGGCGGAACCTGGGGAGAAATTGGCACCGCCCCCGTTGCTGGAGCAGGCGGCCAAAGCGGCCGAAAGCGTCGCCGACGAGCTTGCGCGGGCTGAAGGTCGCGAAGTCACACTTTACGAAGACCCAGCGCCACCACTACAACTTTTACTCCCCGATGATGGGTTTAGCTGCGATGTCGTTCAAGGGGTTCCACCAGGTCTTGCCGACTTCCTGCACCCGCTGCAAGCGTCGGGTTTGTGTCGTCTGGCCGCGCAACCGACGAGTTCGGGCCATTGGACAGTGTACATGTCCGCGCCACGGCCTCCCAGTGCTTTGAGTACGACCCAACCAgag GTCCAAGTCATTCGGTTGCATAAGGCTGGGGGTGGCATGGGCTTGTCGATAGTGGCAGCCAAAGGAGCCGGTCAGGAGCGACTCggaatttatataaaatcgGTGGTTCCCGGAGGAGCTGCAGATCGAGATGGGCGATTGGCTGCTGGCGATCAACTACTATCAGTCGATGGACAATCCCTTCTGGGAATCACACAAGAAAAAGCCGCCGAGTTTCTGGTACGGACCGGAAGTGTTGTCACACTTGAAGTAGCGAAAGGGGGTGCTGTGTATCACGGATTGGCCACATTGCTTCAACAGCCGAGTCCTACACCTCATCGAG CTGGGGATTTCTACGCTGAATCCTACTACAGCTCGCAAGAGTCCCTCTACAGCCTAAACAATTGCTTGGTGTTCACGCCCCCGGCCACCAAACCCAAAAACAACGTATTTTTCAGCTCCGATGACACTCTTTACAAAAAAGAAACGCGCAAATTCACCATCCCTCGAATCGAAGTCGAGAGTGACGAACCCGTTTTCAATCTACAAGTAACCGATTTTTCCGAACCATCCCCCAAAAACATTATTCTGGGGTACGACGAAACGGGTACCAACTTTGAAACGAAAAAAGTCGAGGACTTTACCGTTATCAGCAACAAATCGTGGAAAGACAAGGCCAATAATTTCGTACAACAGAAAAGCTACTCGATCGATATTCCTGAAAATCCCTTCGTGGATATTGGGCAAGTTGGCGACActgataaatttttaagtataaGTAAGAAGTCGCGCCAACAGAAGCTGTGTTCGTCGTCGTTGCAGGATTTGTCGAGTTCCACTTCGAGTATCAATAGTGGAGTGCATGAATCGAACCTGGATTTGAGTCACATTGATCCGGACACTCCTATTAAGCATAAAAATTGGAAGTCGCCGGATGAGGTCCGGTTTGGACAAGTTGATAGCCAACGGTTTGAAAGTAAAGCTACAAGTTACCCCGATTTGTCCGATTATAAATCGTTCGGGAGCAAAAGTAAAAGTGTGAGTGAGGAGAGATTAAACGATAAATTGACGGAGTATGAGAGACTGGAGCTTTTGAAATTGTTGCACGACTGGAGCTTGAATGGCTCGTACTCGAAAAGTGATTTTAATATACGTTTGACGAAATCTAGCGAACACCTGGAAAAGGAGAATCTTGAGACGTCTGAAAAGAGTCTGAGGCGGAGCAGCGTTAAATTTAGTTCCGAGCCGAATTTATCTCCGAAGTTTGATATTGTGATCGTTAAGTACAGTTCGGAAGATAACATCAAAGAGAAGAAGGCAACTGATTTCGATTTGATGCACAAGTGCGAGTTTcgtaattgcatttttaacgaAGATTTTGGTAAAGTTGCGAAGCCGAAGGGTATTCTGAAGAACAGTCGAGAACGTCTCCAGGAAACCGAGTGTCTTAATAATCTAGCAAaccaaaaaacaccaaaactGGGCCCAAACTGTCGCCGCTACAGTGAAATAATCGAACCAAAATCGTTCAATAGTCAATTAGTTCGTTGCGATAGCTTAGAGCGCTTAACCCACTTGAACAAGAAGTCTGGCCACAAAAAATTCCCCGACTCTTACATAGTCACAAGACGCAATAACCAACGCAACAAAAACTCGCCAAAAAAGTCCCCGAAAATCATCGTCCTGAAGAAGAAATACCTGCCGAAAACGTGGAAAAGCTGCAGCGACATCAAGCACCGCAAAACCGTGCGCAAATGCTGCCGCTacgcgaaaaaaaattgccccATTTTGCGAAACTCGTCGGAAACGTCGCGGAAAACCCAGAGTTGCGTGGACATCGAACGGGATTACGCTGCTAGGTTAGCTGGGGATTCCCAAGTTGGCGCTTTTGATT GTCCTCGACGCATGTCTGAGCGGGATTTGCCATCGAGGGTGGACTCAGAACGCACGATTCCCTCTTCAAAGTCCGTGCCAGCGCTTCATCACATCTCACCAAACTCGGAGCAACCTCGGAACCCTCACGACGTCTTTAACCCGGGTTATAGTCGGACCTCGTCGAATAATAGCATCAATACTAATAGTGCACCACCTGCGAACGGTCCTGTTAACAACCAGGCGGGTTTGCGCAGCAGGTCTACGCACAATCTGCACCAGCAGGATGGGGGATTTTACCAGAATCTCAGCGTTTATAGGAACAAAATTCCCAGCCCGCAACAATTGGGAGACAG gACTTCCGCCCTTCGAAGTTCTCAAAACTCTCTCCAATCTTCAGTAGTGAATTCCCAACGCCCGGCTTCGGCCTACTACCCTCCCCCGATGTCTGTGAACGCCTCACGTTCCAATCTCCACCAATCAATCCCGAATTTGAAAAGTCCCCCATCCACCCATCGAATCCATAACGAGGAGTCCAGGTCCGGCTCCTACCCAAGCGTCAACCAACAACACCATCCCCAGAACTACCCGGGTCCAAACCACCCCTATTACTACGACCCGAATCGTCCACCTCAAGCACAACCCATCACAAACTACCCTAATAACGTGCAACACGTCCACTCGAACGGACAGCGACAAGATTATAACAACGTCGGTGGTTTACTGCGTGAAGACATGGTAAGACAGTCGCAAAATGCCCGCCACGAGGAGATAATGCGCTACTTGAGCACGAATAATGCTCGAATTAACGAACAAAACCGAATTGAAGAAATGAGAGTTTCGAAAAGTGACGATTTGTTGAAGCATCACCAAGCCAACGATTTGATGAAGTACGCCAGCAGTGGAAACATCAGAGCACACGAGAGTAGCAAAGTCGAGATTCCTCTCTACCGGATGAAAGACGAAGAAGAGTTAGATAaag ATTTGCGAATGGCCAACAATGTGAGGTCGCAAAAATTAGTCGCCAATGCGAAACAACAACGCGTAATGCAATACCAGCATCCCAACAACCAATACTACGCCCCCTACAACTTCCAAATGGCTCAAAACACACAAAGTATGCAAAATCTCAACTTGAACCAATACCAATATTATCCGACGTCCCCGACATACAAATCGCCTCCGGTGGCCCCCAAGCCGTCGAAACGACCCGACGAACCACCAGAATTGCCGCCAACTAGCACCCATCCTTTGTACTCTGCCAGCAGTCAAGATCCACCGAAGATGGCATTTTATCCGACTTCGACGGTACCGTCGACGAAAACACCGCGTGATCCTTGGGCTAGAGAGGAACAGGAACGTCAAGCTGAAGCAAGGAGGGAGGCTTCGAGACAGTGGCAGGAACAGCAAATTCGGGAGTTGATGGCGTTGCCACAGAGGACGCCACAACAGGAGGAACAGTTGAGGGTGTTGCAGTTGGAGAGGGAGTTTCAGAGGAGGGCGATGGAGGCTGCTGAGCAAGATGACGATGATACTGAGAAG GAAAGTCCAAGTCCGAGTATGTCCCAGCCTGTCCAGAACCCTCCACCTAAGCAGGAACCGCCCCCTTCCATCCTGAAACCGGGGGCTGTAAACACCCAAACACAGCCGCCTCCAGAGCCAGTTGCGCCGCCCCCGCCTGAACGAGGCTCCAGTTTCGCCGTAATGTCCATGCGGGCGAAGGAAAACACGAAACGCGTGTCCTTCGACACGTCCCCTCCGCAACCCCCTCCCAACACCTTGCAACTGGAGGAAACCGTCAGAGAGGACCccaat AGTTTTATTCGCCAAGCTGAATCGATGTTGGCGTCTCCGACCACCCCCACGGACGCCTCCCCCGGCGCCGCCGTGGCCACCCCGGGGGTGATCGGCGCCCAGGAGGTGTACAGGGACCCCAGGGCGCGCCGATTGGCCGAACAAGCGCAgcagaaaaatcaaacaatgcCTCCGGTTCCTGAGAAATTGTCATTTAAAgagaaaatgaaaatgtttgcGATGGAGACCGGCGAGCAGGAAACTCCGAAGGATAAGAGTAAGATAAGTAGGGCACAAAGAGAAATTGATAATTTGGGATCACCAAGTTCGGGACTTGTTCATTAA